The Syntrophorhabdus sp. DNA segment GGCGTAATCTATCCCGTAACCCACCACAAACCCATCGTCTATGGTAAAGCCTACGTAATCCCCCTCGATCTCAACCTCTCTCCTGCATCTCTTGTCTATCAGGGCACAGATCCTGAGAGATTTTGGTTTCCGGTCGTCCAGGAGTCCGCGGACGTGTGTCAGCGTGAGGCCCGAGTCTATGATATCCTCGACAATGATGACGTTCTTGCCCTCGATGTCCTCCTCGAGGTCCTTCAGGATCTTCACCCTGCCGTTGGTCTTCATGGCGTTGCCGTACGATGAGACGCGCATGAAGTCGACGCG contains these protein-coding regions:
- the hpt gene encoding hypoxanthine phosphoribosyltransferase, whose product is MLRPLFSKRDIARAVRGLARQIEKDYRDEEIVFVCLLKGSFMFTSDLVRCVRNVSRVDFMRVSSYGNAMKTNGRVKILKDLEEDIEGKNVIIVEDIIDSGLTLTHVRGLLDDRKPKSLRICALIDKRCRREVEIEGDYVGFTIDDGFVVGYGIDYAEKYRNCPDICVVVEGDGE